One window from the genome of Rufibacter tibetensis encodes:
- a CDS encoding Imm53 family immunity protein, with translation MTKSLLERIQDWYRNNCDGDWEHGFGIKITTVDNPGWSVEIELQCQ, from the coding sequence ATGACCAAATCTCTACTAGAGCGGATACAGGATTGGTATAGGAACAACTGTGATGGGGATTGGGAACATGGCTTTGGAATCAAAATCACAACGGTTGACAATCCTGGCTGGTCAGTTGAGATAGAGCTACAGTGCCAATAA
- a CDS encoding DUF4265 domain-containing protein produces MKEKSEEYIKVYFEFFNDILDEDYIESVWAAVEDEKEGLYKLKNIPFFVKSYSSEDIVHAELEDDRLVVKGLVKESGNSTLQVFCYKEEDVEKVRNRLKDFGCASELSHLSKYFSVDVPSNVDYNPIREYLTELEQQEVIGYSEACLAH; encoded by the coding sequence ATGAAAGAGAAATCAGAAGAATACATAAAAGTTTACTTTGAGTTCTTCAACGACATTCTCGACGAGGATTATATAGAGAGTGTTTGGGCGGCTGTAGAGGACGAGAAAGAAGGCCTTTACAAATTGAAGAACATACCCTTTTTTGTGAAAAGCTATTCCAGCGAAGACATAGTTCACGCAGAATTGGAAGATGATAGATTAGTTGTAAAAGGACTTGTTAAAGAATCAGGAAACAGCACACTTCAAGTATTCTGTTATAAAGAAGAAGATGTTGAAAAGGTGCGGAATCGGCTGAAAGATTTTGGATGCGCTTCTGAATTAAGTCACCTTTCTAAATACTTTTCAGTTGACGTTCCCTCTAACGTAGATTACAATCCTATTAGAGAATATCTAACTGAATTGGAACAACAAGAAGTTATTGGATATAGTGAGGCTTGTTTGGCACATTAA
- a CDS encoding tetratricopeptide repeat protein — protein MKIRILCLLIIGAILSCNDESVKVEDNVQYHDADEEVAGSFEWDKHPILQEAIKLLKEGKIPEAMQKFNLAEKKYGGNIQLYLNRGVAYQRLGDNQEAIIDFGRCLQIDEDYIPALLNRGLAYAHAYQFTSALEDFNRAVEIKPTLPEIYANRAVAYHGMGRTASACRDIEKAEQLGMKEKFGTEVISKMKEDFCE, from the coding sequence ATGAAAATACGAATCCTATGCCTATTAATAATAGGTGCCATTTTAAGCTGTAATGACGAATCTGTCAAAGTGGAGGATAATGTCCAATACCATGATGCTGATGAAGAAGTGGCAGGCAGTTTTGAATGGGATAAGCATCCAATACTTCAAGAAGCCATAAAATTGCTGAAAGAAGGTAAAATCCCTGAAGCAATGCAAAAATTCAACCTAGCAGAGAAAAAGTATGGCGGCAATATACAATTATACTTAAATAGAGGTGTCGCCTATCAACGCTTAGGAGACAACCAAGAAGCTATAATTGATTTTGGCAGATGTCTTCAAATCGATGAAGACTATATTCCTGCACTTCTAAACAGAGGGTTAGCATACGCTCATGCATACCAATTTACATCTGCATTAGAAGATTTTAATAGAGCCGTTGAAATCAAACCTACTTTGCCTGAAATTTATGCGAATAGAGCAGTGGCATACCATGGTATGGGTAGAACCGCTTCAGCTTGCAGAGATATAGAAAAAGCAGAGCAATTGGGAATGAAGGAAAAGTTTGGTACCGAAGTTATTAGCAAGATGAAAGAAGATTTTTGTGAATAA
- a CDS encoding recombinase family protein — protein sequence MLIGYARISTILQNADLQHDTLSLAGCEKIFTDKISGTVTERPALTKVKEILRRGDTLVVWRLDRLGRSLKDLIDWMNYLESEGIALKSLQESIDTSTATGKLVFHIFASMAEFERNLIKERTMAGLSAARARGRVGGRPKKMNEDKRKLAVRLYNEKHHSIDAICEMMGISKPTLYSYVKSESRNLEIN from the coding sequence ATGCTAATAGGCTACGCCAGGATTTCCACAATTCTTCAGAATGCTGATTTGCAACACGACACGCTCTCTCTTGCTGGGTGCGAAAAAATATTCACCGATAAGATTTCAGGTACTGTCACGGAGAGACCTGCTCTAACTAAGGTGAAGGAGATTCTGAGACGTGGGGATACTTTGGTGGTATGGCGGTTGGATAGATTAGGCAGGTCATTGAAAGACCTTATAGATTGGATGAACTACCTGGAGAGCGAAGGCATAGCCCTGAAAAGTTTGCAGGAGTCCATAGATACCAGCACCGCCACAGGAAAGCTGGTATTCCACATCTTCGCCTCCATGGCTGAGTTCGAGCGGAACCTTATAAAAGAACGCACAATGGCTGGTCTTTCTGCTGCCAGAGCTAGGGGTCGTGTGGGTGGTCGCCCAAAGAAGATGAACGAGGACAAGAGAAAGCTCGCTGTTCGTCTTTATAATGAGAAACACCATTCAATAGATGCTATCTGTGAGATGATGGGTATTTCAAAGCCTACTCTTTACAGCTATGTGAAAAGCGAATCGCGAAATTTAGAAATCAATTGA
- a CDS encoding DNA cytosine methyltransferase, which produces MNVLSLFDGISCGRLALQSSGIKINRYFASEIDSAAIHVSKKNFPDTIHIGDVSKVSFKDGRLITETGTFDTGLIDLVIGGPPCQSFSKRGNQMNFDDSRGKLFHEFERLLKETKAPLFLMENVKMNRKHQDVISGILGVEPIEINSALVTAQNRARLYWTNIANVQQPADKGIRLQEILESGYTEKEKSFCITATYGNATVQNYFINSERQLKFIHPVKKNGSRYYLHDRIQVDIYPDKGLERNYYSLQLLKPYTTRLSCAEVERLQGIPVGYTEGVPNHQRYKLIGNAWTVPVISHIFTGISCDTVANGCFQ; this is translated from the coding sequence TTGAACGTTCTAAGTTTGTTTGATGGCATCAGTTGCGGCAGGCTCGCCCTGCAATCATCGGGAATCAAGATTAACAGATATTTCGCAAGCGAAATAGACAGTGCCGCCATTCATGTATCAAAGAAGAATTTCCCTGACACAATCCATATTGGTGACGTATCAAAGGTGTCTTTCAAAGACGGTCGTTTGATAACCGAGACTGGAACGTTTGATACAGGTTTGATAGACCTGGTTATTGGCGGACCTCCCTGCCAGTCTTTTTCAAAGCGTGGCAATCAGATGAACTTTGATGATAGCAGGGGCAAACTTTTCCATGAGTTTGAGCGGCTTCTAAAAGAAACCAAAGCCCCCCTGTTTCTGATGGAGAACGTGAAGATGAACAGAAAGCACCAGGATGTAATCAGCGGTATATTAGGTGTTGAACCCATCGAGATAAACTCTGCCCTGGTGACCGCACAGAACAGGGCAAGGCTCTACTGGACCAACATCGCAAACGTACAGCAACCCGCTGACAAAGGGATAAGGTTGCAGGAAATACTTGAAAGCGGTTATACCGAGAAGGAGAAGTCTTTCTGCATCACCGCCACCTACGGCAATGCCACGGTCCAGAACTACTTCATCAACAGCGAGAGGCAGCTCAAATTCATCCACCCCGTCAAAAAGAACGGCAGCAGGTATTACCTGCACGACAGAATCCAAGTAGATATCTACCCAGATAAAGGACTTGAGCGAAACTACTACAGCCTCCAACTTCTAAAACCTTATACTACCAGACTTTCCTGTGCGGAGGTGGAGAGACTTCAGGGTATACCTGTCGGCTATACTGAGGGCGTTCCAAACCACCAGCGGTACAAACTCATAGGCAATGCCTGGACCGTGCCCGTAATCTCCCACATCTTCACAGGTATAAGTTGTGACACTGTAGCTAATGGCTGCTTTCAGTAA
- a CDS encoding L,D-transpeptidase family protein, producing the protein MAMRKTSGLIFLALLAGLVAYYFYPEPKPEGTTIDKLIVLKSERKLLAFSNGKLKKTYTISLGRNPKGDKQYEGDSRTPEGSYTINDKNPNSGYHKNLGVSYPDSEDIRQAKMLGKPAGGAIKIHGLRNGTGFVGKFHRLMDWTQGCMAVTNEEVDELYSSVPLGTPILIEP; encoded by the coding sequence ATGGCAATGAGGAAAACATCAGGGTTGATATTCCTTGCTCTCCTTGCAGGACTTGTTGCCTACTACTTTTACCCAGAACCAAAACCTGAAGGCACCACCATAGATAAACTTATAGTGCTTAAATCCGAGAGAAAGCTTCTAGCCTTCTCCAATGGCAAGCTCAAGAAAACCTATACAATCTCTTTAGGCAGAAACCCAAAGGGAGACAAGCAATATGAAGGTGATTCCAGGACCCCAGAAGGTAGTTACACTATCAACGATAAGAACCCAAACAGCGGATACCACAAGAACCTGGGGGTCTCCTACCCTGATTCTGAGGATATCAGGCAGGCCAAGATGCTAGGCAAGCCTGCGGGTGGAGCCATAAAAATACATGGCCTTCGTAACGGAACTGGATTTGTAGGCAAGTTCCACAGGTTGATGGACTGGACACAAGGCTGTATGGCTGTCACCAATGAAGAGGTTGATGAATTGTATAGCTCAGTTCCATTGGGTACGCCTATACTTATTGAACCATGA